In Carya illinoinensis cultivar Pawnee chromosome 16, C.illinoinensisPawnee_v1, whole genome shotgun sequence, a single window of DNA contains:
- the LOC122299270 gene encoding protein decapping 5-like isoform X3: MALASESASRPSTTSADSYIGSLISLTSKSEIRYEGVLYNINTQESSIGLENVRSFGTEGRKKDGPQVPPGDKIYKYILFRGSDIKDLQVKSSPPVQPMPPINIDPAIIQSHYARPISTSTSLPPAVSGSLTDISSHSAQLGLHGSSFQGGLPLYQPGGNIASWGATPPPSSANGGGLAMPMYWQGYYGPPNGLPHLHQQSLLRPPPGLPMPSSLQPLMQYPNFNVSLPSGSSNLPEVPSSLPPASSSSMNLSSSSLAPSTLSSTLPPVPSVTLASETLINSVPSKGPPSSGLPTIALGSSMPSLAPLAMPSPDINAILPTISNKPSAFPGPILSYQASSQSTSSIVGTSNTIHAEAPAPSLVTPGQLLQSVPSAVASSQTLQTAHKDVEVDQVSSSSSESIVPVPAEGQPPLLPLPIPSQTSQKSSRPVTKFTEDFDFIAMNEKFKKDEVWGHLGKSNKSHSGEGDGEVSDEDDTLDDEDAQPSKFEVNQSVYNKDDFFDSLSCNALNHDSQRSRFSEQMKIDTETFGDFTRYRGGRGGRGSGRGGRSRGGYYGRGYNYVGRGRGPGIFGRGP, encoded by the exons ATGGCTTTGGCTTCCGAAAGTGCTTCCAGACCATCCACTACATCGGCCGATTCCTACATAGGGAGCTTGATTAGTTTGACTTCCAAGAGCGAGATCAGATACGAGGGCGTACTCTATAACATCAACACTCAAGAGTCCAGTATTGGACTTGAAAATg TAAGGTCATTTGGAAcagaaggaaggaaaaaagatgGTCCACAAGTCCCTCCCGGCGAcaaaatctataaatatatactattcCGTGGGAGTGACATCAAG GATTTACAGGTTAAATCTTCTCCACCTGTTCAGCCTATGCCACCCATAAACATTGATCCTGCTATTATTCAG TCTCACTATGCTCGCCCAATTTCTACTTCTACAAGCTTGCCTCCTGCTGTTAGTGGGTCTTTGACAGATATTAGTTCCCATAGTGCACAGTTGGGACTCCACGGGTCAAGTTTCCAAGGTGGCCTTCCTTTGTATCAGCCTGGAGGTAATATAGCATCTTGGGGAGCTACACCACCTCCTTCTAGTGCAAATGGTGGTGGGCTTGCTATGCCAATGTACTGGCAAGGATACTATGGCCCACCAAATGGGCTTCCTCATTTGCATCAGCAATCTTTGCTTCGTCCACCACCTGGGCTGCCAATGCCTTCTTCACTGCAGCCGCTAATGCAATATCCTAATTTTAATGTCTCTTTACCCTCTGGTTCATCAAACTTACCCGAAGTTCCATCTTCTTTGCCTCCTGCCAGTTCTAGTTCCATGAATTTAAGCTCCAGTTCTTTAGCACCATCAACTTTGTCGTCAACTCTGCCTCCTGTGCCATCAGTTACACTAGCTTCTGAAACATTAATAAACTCGGTGCCCAGCAAGGGCCCCCCTAGTTCTGGCCTTCCAACAATTGCACTAGGTTCTAGTATGCCATCACTGGCTCCTTTAGCGATGCCTAGCCCAGATATAAATGCTATTTTGCCAACAATCTCCAACAAGCCTAGTGCATTTCCCGGACCAATCTTGTCATATCAAGCCTCTTCTCAATCTACCTCATCTATTGTTGGAACATCCAACACTATTCATGCAGAAGCACCAGCGCCATCATTAGTAACTCCAGGTCAGCTGTTGCAATCTGTACCTAGTGCAGTTGCTTCTTCCCAAACTTTACAAACAGCGCATAAGGATGTAGAAGTGGATCAAgtatcatcttcatcatcagaaTCAATAGTCCCAGTTCCAGCTGAAGGTCAGCCACCACTACTGCCTTTGCCAATACCTTCACAAACTTCTCAAAAG AGTTCACGTCCAGTAACAAAATTCACTGAAGATTTTGATTTCATAGCTATGAATGAGAAATTTAAGAAGGACGAAGTGTGGGGTCATCTTGGCAAGAGTAATAAATCTCATTCAGGGGAAGGGGATGGAGAAGTTAGTGATGAAGATGATACTCTAGATGATGAAGATGCTCAACCATCAAAGTTTGAAGTCAAT CAGTCTGTCTATAATAAAGATGATTTCTTTGATTCCCTCTCCTGCAACGCACTCAATCATGATTCACAAAGGAGTAGATTCTCTGAGCAAATGAAGATAGACACGGAG ACTTTTGGTGACTTCACAAGATATCGGGGTGGTCGAGGGGGTCGTGGGTCTGGGCGTGGTGGCCGTTCTCGTGGTGGTTACTATGGAAGGGGGTATAACTACGTAGGGAGGGGCCGGGGACCAGGCATCTTCGGTCGTGGCCCTTAG
- the LOC122299270 gene encoding protein decapping 5-like isoform X1, which yields MALASESASRPSTTSADSYIGSLISLTSKSEIRYEGVLYNINTQESSIGLENVRSFGTEGRKKDGPQVPPGDKIYKYILFRGSDIKDLQVKSSPPVQPMPPINIDPAIIQSHYARPISTSTSLPPAVSGSLTDISSHSAQLGLHGSSFQGGLPLYQPGGNIASWGATPPPSSANGGGLAMPMYWQGYYGPPNGLPHLHQQSLLRPPPGLPMPSSLQPLMQYPNFNVSLPSGSSNLPEVPSSLPPASSSSMNLSSSSLAPSTLSSTLPPVPSVTLASETLINSVPSKGPPSSGLPTIALGSSMPSLAPLAMPSPDINAILPTISNKPSAFPGPILSYQASSQSTSSIVGTSNTIHAEAPAPSLVTPGQLLQSVPSAVASSQTLQTAHKDVEVDQVSSSSSESIVPVPAEGQPPLLPLPIPSQTSQKPNGTPFQYRQGYRGRDRGRGSGSSRPVTKFTEDFDFIAMNEKFKKDEVWGHLGKSNKSHSGEGDGEVSDEDDTLDDEDAQPSKFEVNQSVYNKDDFFDSLSCNALNHDSQRSRFSEQMKIDTETFGDFTRYRGGRGGRGSGRGGRSRGGYYGRGYNYVGRGRGPGIFGRGP from the exons ATGGCTTTGGCTTCCGAAAGTGCTTCCAGACCATCCACTACATCGGCCGATTCCTACATAGGGAGCTTGATTAGTTTGACTTCCAAGAGCGAGATCAGATACGAGGGCGTACTCTATAACATCAACACTCAAGAGTCCAGTATTGGACTTGAAAATg TAAGGTCATTTGGAAcagaaggaaggaaaaaagatgGTCCACAAGTCCCTCCCGGCGAcaaaatctataaatatatactattcCGTGGGAGTGACATCAAG GATTTACAGGTTAAATCTTCTCCACCTGTTCAGCCTATGCCACCCATAAACATTGATCCTGCTATTATTCAG TCTCACTATGCTCGCCCAATTTCTACTTCTACAAGCTTGCCTCCTGCTGTTAGTGGGTCTTTGACAGATATTAGTTCCCATAGTGCACAGTTGGGACTCCACGGGTCAAGTTTCCAAGGTGGCCTTCCTTTGTATCAGCCTGGAGGTAATATAGCATCTTGGGGAGCTACACCACCTCCTTCTAGTGCAAATGGTGGTGGGCTTGCTATGCCAATGTACTGGCAAGGATACTATGGCCCACCAAATGGGCTTCCTCATTTGCATCAGCAATCTTTGCTTCGTCCACCACCTGGGCTGCCAATGCCTTCTTCACTGCAGCCGCTAATGCAATATCCTAATTTTAATGTCTCTTTACCCTCTGGTTCATCAAACTTACCCGAAGTTCCATCTTCTTTGCCTCCTGCCAGTTCTAGTTCCATGAATTTAAGCTCCAGTTCTTTAGCACCATCAACTTTGTCGTCAACTCTGCCTCCTGTGCCATCAGTTACACTAGCTTCTGAAACATTAATAAACTCGGTGCCCAGCAAGGGCCCCCCTAGTTCTGGCCTTCCAACAATTGCACTAGGTTCTAGTATGCCATCACTGGCTCCTTTAGCGATGCCTAGCCCAGATATAAATGCTATTTTGCCAACAATCTCCAACAAGCCTAGTGCATTTCCCGGACCAATCTTGTCATATCAAGCCTCTTCTCAATCTACCTCATCTATTGTTGGAACATCCAACACTATTCATGCAGAAGCACCAGCGCCATCATTAGTAACTCCAGGTCAGCTGTTGCAATCTGTACCTAGTGCAGTTGCTTCTTCCCAAACTTTACAAACAGCGCATAAGGATGTAGAAGTGGATCAAgtatcatcttcatcatcagaaTCAATAGTCCCAGTTCCAGCTGAAGGTCAGCCACCACTACTGCCTTTGCCAATACCTTCACAAACTTCTCAAAAG CCGAATGGAACTCCTTTTCAATATCGTCAAGGTTATCGGGGACGTGATAGGGGAAGAGGAAGTGGG AGTTCACGTCCAGTAACAAAATTCACTGAAGATTTTGATTTCATAGCTATGAATGAGAAATTTAAGAAGGACGAAGTGTGGGGTCATCTTGGCAAGAGTAATAAATCTCATTCAGGGGAAGGGGATGGAGAAGTTAGTGATGAAGATGATACTCTAGATGATGAAGATGCTCAACCATCAAAGTTTGAAGTCAAT CAGTCTGTCTATAATAAAGATGATTTCTTTGATTCCCTCTCCTGCAACGCACTCAATCATGATTCACAAAGGAGTAGATTCTCTGAGCAAATGAAGATAGACACGGAG ACTTTTGGTGACTTCACAAGATATCGGGGTGGTCGAGGGGGTCGTGGGTCTGGGCGTGGTGGCCGTTCTCGTGGTGGTTACTATGGAAGGGGGTATAACTACGTAGGGAGGGGCCGGGGACCAGGCATCTTCGGTCGTGGCCCTTAG
- the LOC122299270 gene encoding protein decapping 5-like isoform X2: MALASESASRPSTTSADSYIGSLISLTSKSEIRYEGVLYNINTQESSIGLENVRSFGTEGRKKDGPQVPPGDKIYKYILFRGSDIKDLQVKSSPPVQPMPPINIDPAIIQSHYARPISTSTSLPPAVSGSLTDISSHSAQLGLHGSSFQGGLPLYQPGGNIASWGATPPPSSANGGGLAMPMYWQGYYGPPNGLPHLHQQSLLRPPPGLPMPSSLQPLMQYPNFNVSLPSGSSNLPEVPSSLPPASSSSMNLSSSSLAPSTLSSTLPPVPSVTLASETLINSVPSKGPPSSGLPTIALGSSMPSLAPLAMPSPDINAILPTISNKPSAFPGPILSYQASSQSTSSIVGTSNTIHAEAPAPSLVTPGQLLQSVPSAVASSQTLQTAHKDVEVDQVSSSSSESIVPVPAEGQPPLLPLPIPSQTSQKPNGTPFQYRQGYRGRDRGRGSGSSRPVTKFTEDFDFIAMNEKFKKDEVWGHLGKSNKSHSGEGDGEVSDEDDTLDDEDAQPSKFEVNSVYNKDDFFDSLSCNALNHDSQRSRFSEQMKIDTETFGDFTRYRGGRGGRGSGRGGRSRGGYYGRGYNYVGRGRGPGIFGRGP; this comes from the exons ATGGCTTTGGCTTCCGAAAGTGCTTCCAGACCATCCACTACATCGGCCGATTCCTACATAGGGAGCTTGATTAGTTTGACTTCCAAGAGCGAGATCAGATACGAGGGCGTACTCTATAACATCAACACTCAAGAGTCCAGTATTGGACTTGAAAATg TAAGGTCATTTGGAAcagaaggaaggaaaaaagatgGTCCACAAGTCCCTCCCGGCGAcaaaatctataaatatatactattcCGTGGGAGTGACATCAAG GATTTACAGGTTAAATCTTCTCCACCTGTTCAGCCTATGCCACCCATAAACATTGATCCTGCTATTATTCAG TCTCACTATGCTCGCCCAATTTCTACTTCTACAAGCTTGCCTCCTGCTGTTAGTGGGTCTTTGACAGATATTAGTTCCCATAGTGCACAGTTGGGACTCCACGGGTCAAGTTTCCAAGGTGGCCTTCCTTTGTATCAGCCTGGAGGTAATATAGCATCTTGGGGAGCTACACCACCTCCTTCTAGTGCAAATGGTGGTGGGCTTGCTATGCCAATGTACTGGCAAGGATACTATGGCCCACCAAATGGGCTTCCTCATTTGCATCAGCAATCTTTGCTTCGTCCACCACCTGGGCTGCCAATGCCTTCTTCACTGCAGCCGCTAATGCAATATCCTAATTTTAATGTCTCTTTACCCTCTGGTTCATCAAACTTACCCGAAGTTCCATCTTCTTTGCCTCCTGCCAGTTCTAGTTCCATGAATTTAAGCTCCAGTTCTTTAGCACCATCAACTTTGTCGTCAACTCTGCCTCCTGTGCCATCAGTTACACTAGCTTCTGAAACATTAATAAACTCGGTGCCCAGCAAGGGCCCCCCTAGTTCTGGCCTTCCAACAATTGCACTAGGTTCTAGTATGCCATCACTGGCTCCTTTAGCGATGCCTAGCCCAGATATAAATGCTATTTTGCCAACAATCTCCAACAAGCCTAGTGCATTTCCCGGACCAATCTTGTCATATCAAGCCTCTTCTCAATCTACCTCATCTATTGTTGGAACATCCAACACTATTCATGCAGAAGCACCAGCGCCATCATTAGTAACTCCAGGTCAGCTGTTGCAATCTGTACCTAGTGCAGTTGCTTCTTCCCAAACTTTACAAACAGCGCATAAGGATGTAGAAGTGGATCAAgtatcatcttcatcatcagaaTCAATAGTCCCAGTTCCAGCTGAAGGTCAGCCACCACTACTGCCTTTGCCAATACCTTCACAAACTTCTCAAAAG CCGAATGGAACTCCTTTTCAATATCGTCAAGGTTATCGGGGACGTGATAGGGGAAGAGGAAGTGGG AGTTCACGTCCAGTAACAAAATTCACTGAAGATTTTGATTTCATAGCTATGAATGAGAAATTTAAGAAGGACGAAGTGTGGGGTCATCTTGGCAAGAGTAATAAATCTCATTCAGGGGAAGGGGATGGAGAAGTTAGTGATGAAGATGATACTCTAGATGATGAAGATGCTCAACCATCAAAGTTTGAAGTCAAT TCTGTCTATAATAAAGATGATTTCTTTGATTCCCTCTCCTGCAACGCACTCAATCATGATTCACAAAGGAGTAGATTCTCTGAGCAAATGAAGATAGACACGGAG ACTTTTGGTGACTTCACAAGATATCGGGGTGGTCGAGGGGGTCGTGGGTCTGGGCGTGGTGGCCGTTCTCGTGGTGGTTACTATGGAAGGGGGTATAACTACGTAGGGAGGGGCCGGGGACCAGGCATCTTCGGTCGTGGCCCTTAG